The following proteins come from a genomic window of Rhodothermales bacterium:
- a CDS encoding glycosyltransferase family 1 protein — MEPPLQHIRLSNRRPRRSSRPRRVAIFTGAYNHVVDGISLTLNRLVGHLESQGFEVLVFAPGDGEPAMEHEGTLVEVPSFPIPFRKDYFVSKGLIGDARKRLDAFEPDLIHIATPDYLGLTALLYALKRDIPIVASYHTHFISYLKYYHLELFTPLIWRYLRWSYGKGRHLYVPTESMADVLRSHGLADNMRLWPRGIETRRFTPENRSLAWRRNLGIDDDEVVVLFVSRLVWEKCLDVLSGTLHQLRDRGVRHRAIVIGSGPAREELQAMAPPDVIFMGHMEGDDLTTAYASSDVFLFPSATETFGNVTLEAMASGLPVVGADAPGTASLVLDQSTGYLCPPADEHAFSVALEKLVVDERLRGGMSQAAIEEAQRYDWDRVLATMVTYYDEVLGTRAPSKSAPFVRPQAIRQRPMVTG; from the coding sequence ATGGAGCCGCCCCTCCAGCACATACGGTTATCGAATAGGCGTCCGCGCCGGTCGTCACGACCCCGTCGTGTCGCCATATTCACCGGCGCTTACAACCATGTGGTTGACGGCATTTCGCTGACGCTGAATAGGCTCGTGGGACATCTGGAATCTCAGGGATTCGAGGTCCTTGTCTTCGCTCCCGGCGACGGTGAGCCGGCCATGGAACATGAGGGCACGCTTGTCGAGGTCCCCTCGTTTCCTATCCCTTTTCGGAAGGACTATTTCGTTTCAAAGGGCCTGATAGGCGACGCACGCAAACGGCTGGACGCGTTCGAGCCGGATCTCATTCATATTGCTACGCCCGACTACCTGGGGCTGACGGCTCTGCTCTACGCGCTCAAGCGCGATATTCCGATTGTCGCTTCCTACCACACGCACTTCATTTCTTATCTGAAGTACTATCATCTTGAGTTGTTTACGCCGCTGATCTGGCGTTACCTCCGGTGGTCGTACGGCAAGGGTCGACACCTGTACGTCCCGACGGAATCGATGGCTGATGTACTTCGCAGTCATGGCCTTGCTGACAATATGAGGCTGTGGCCTCGCGGCATCGAGACTCGCCGATTCACTCCGGAGAATCGATCGCTTGCGTGGCGGCGGAATCTCGGGATCGATGATGACGAGGTTGTGGTGCTGTTCGTGAGTCGACTGGTGTGGGAGAAATGTCTCGACGTGCTTTCGGGTACGCTTCACCAGTTGAGAGATCGTGGCGTTCGTCACCGAGCGATCGTAATCGGCAGTGGTCCCGCGCGTGAAGAACTGCAGGCTATGGCGCCGCCGGATGTCATTTTTATGGGACATATGGAGGGGGATGATCTCACCACCGCTTATGCATCGAGCGATGTGTTCCTGTTTCCGAGTGCGACCGAGACATTCGGAAACGTGACGCTCGAAGCGATGGCGTCGGGACTCCCCGTCGTAGGTGCAGATGCGCCCGGCACCGCCTCGCTCGTCCTCGATCAGTCGACCGGGTATCTTTGCCCGCCCGCTGATGAACACGCGTTCTCCGTCGCACTCGAAAAATTGGTCGTCGACGAAAGGCTCCGCGGCGGCATGAGCCAGGCGGCAATCGAGGAAGCCCAGCGCTACGACTGGGACAGGGTCCTCGCGACGATGGTGACGTACTACGATGAAGTACTCGGGACGCGTGCTCCTTCGAAGAGTGCGCCGTTTGTCCGGCCGCAGGCCATTCGGCAACGGCCGATGGTTACGGGATAG
- a CDS encoding MMPL family transporter — MTRLVGPMRGAIRAIVRHAGLVVLVGLALSVAAMFEASKLRIDADLSKLVPSHYESVKALERLRETVGAESEVSVGITSPSFEANVAFAEALVPCALELKDDETGEVFLSRVDFRRDVSFLEDNALYFATEGELERLREYLTDEIETAKLEANPFYFDLDDDEDELDGDEADELRELYDDVIGSEYPVSADSTTLVLRFFPSGSQTDLSFVGRLYEAVESAIEDLRPSEFHAEMEVVAAGRLERQRVEVRAITRDVLRTMGLGITIVLLFVVGYFAFKAYRARTRGHLSMQILLIEIARIPLMSIVIGLPLIMSLAWTGGVAYLTIETLNLMTATLGLVLFGLGIDYGIHFFARYSEERAYGKSIGEAAETTFISSGQAIAVGALTTAAALYVLIAADFKGFSEFGLVAGTGILLSLVSMMVIMPALLVLLERWGAIDLSSEAPSVVEGALGERVKGSRFVIVASTVAVAAAFIMLPARFEYDFSKLEPEFRDYDARNAVISRVYPPGEKRNPAYIVAETPEEIPHIVTALRAHAEADSLTPTILSVESLQDRFPLTPAMQRRKLERIAEIRRLLDEPFLALESEADIDRLKRAAGTEAPIQLEQIPEFLRKQFTSKSGELGNFAVVYASVGLSDGLNSMAFSDDVGTVTTADGGVYHAGSTSLIAADMLRLMQEESLWLVLGAFGIVVLFMRMNFTTWKWAGMATIPLVVGFLWMILVMEMLDIKLTFYNLIVLPAVLGIGNDAGVHMIHRYLEEGSGSIRIVIRSTGEHIAMGSLTTMMGFAGPLLSFHPGLRSIGLLAVIGIGATLASALIFLPALIQELEDRGWGAASRAVVASGSTLHGFSPSQE; from the coding sequence ATGACACGCCTGGTCGGACCAATGCGAGGGGCGATTCGAGCGATCGTTCGACATGCCGGCCTGGTTGTGCTGGTCGGGCTCGCACTTTCGGTTGCAGCGATGTTCGAGGCGTCGAAGCTTCGTATCGATGCTGACCTGTCGAAACTCGTGCCGAGCCACTATGAAAGTGTCAAGGCACTGGAACGACTTCGCGAAACGGTCGGCGCCGAAAGCGAGGTGTCCGTAGGAATCACAAGTCCTTCGTTTGAGGCCAACGTCGCCTTTGCGGAGGCACTCGTACCGTGTGCGCTTGAGCTGAAAGACGACGAGACCGGCGAAGTGTTTTTGAGTCGCGTGGACTTTCGGCGCGACGTATCGTTTCTCGAAGACAACGCTCTCTACTTCGCGACGGAGGGTGAGCTTGAGCGGTTGCGCGAATATCTCACCGATGAAATCGAGACGGCAAAACTCGAGGCCAACCCGTTCTACTTCGATCTGGACGACGACGAGGACGAGCTGGATGGAGACGAAGCCGATGAACTTCGTGAGCTGTATGACGACGTAATCGGCTCGGAGTATCCCGTCTCCGCAGACAGTACCACGCTCGTGCTGCGGTTCTTTCCGTCGGGCTCTCAAACGGACCTTTCGTTTGTCGGGCGGCTATACGAAGCCGTTGAGTCAGCCATCGAGGACCTCCGTCCGTCGGAGTTTCATGCGGAGATGGAAGTCGTCGCGGCGGGCCGGCTGGAAAGGCAACGCGTTGAAGTGCGCGCGATCACGCGTGACGTGTTGCGCACCATGGGACTCGGAATCACGATCGTCCTGCTGTTCGTGGTCGGCTACTTTGCCTTCAAAGCGTATCGCGCTCGAACACGCGGCCACCTTTCGATGCAGATCCTGCTCATCGAGATCGCCCGCATTCCGCTGATGTCGATTGTGATCGGGCTGCCGCTGATCATGAGTCTTGCGTGGACAGGCGGCGTGGCCTATCTCACCATCGAGACGCTCAATCTCATGACCGCCACGCTCGGCCTCGTGCTGTTCGGCCTGGGCATCGACTACGGCATTCACTTCTTCGCGCGGTACTCGGAAGAGCGGGCGTATGGAAAGTCGATCGGGGAGGCGGCCGAGACGACGTTCATCAGTTCCGGCCAGGCTATCGCAGTGGGTGCACTCACAACCGCCGCCGCGCTTTACGTTCTGATCGCGGCCGACTTCAAGGGATTCAGCGAATTCGGTCTTGTGGCGGGCACCGGGATCCTGTTGTCGCTCGTCTCGATGATGGTCATCATGCCGGCCCTGTTGGTGCTGCTGGAGCGATGGGGCGCTATTGATCTGTCGAGCGAAGCGCCGTCTGTTGTTGAAGGGGCGTTGGGGGAACGCGTGAAAGGGTCGCGGTTCGTCATTGTCGCCAGCACGGTGGCTGTGGCCGCGGCGTTCATCATGCTTCCGGCGCGATTCGAATACGACTTCAGCAAACTCGAACCGGAGTTCCGCGACTACGATGCGCGAAATGCGGTAATCAGTCGCGTGTATCCGCCGGGGGAGAAGCGCAACCCGGCATACATCGTCGCCGAGACGCCGGAAGAAATCCCGCACATCGTGACGGCCCTGCGCGCGCATGCTGAGGCGGACAGCCTGACGCCGACGATCCTGAGCGTTGAGAGTCTGCAGGACCGATTCCCGCTCACGCCGGCGATGCAGCGCCGCAAGCTGGAAAGGATCGCCGAGATTCGACGATTGCTCGACGAACCGTTTCTCGCGCTTGAATCGGAGGCGGATATCGATCGATTGAAACGAGCGGCCGGCACTGAGGCGCCAATCCAGCTCGAGCAAATACCGGAGTTTCTCCGCAAGCAGTTCACCAGCAAGTCGGGCGAGCTTGGCAACTTCGCGGTGGTCTACGCATCGGTCGGGCTGTCGGATGGCCTCAACTCGATGGCATTTTCGGATGATGTCGGGACCGTCACGACCGCGGACGGCGGCGTGTATCACGCGGGCTCGACGTCACTGATTGCGGCGGACATGCTGCGGCTTATGCAGGAGGAGTCGCTGTGGCTCGTGCTGGGCGCCTTCGGCATCGTCGTGCTCTTCATGCGGATGAACTTCACCACCTGGAAGTGGGCCGGCATGGCGACGATCCCGCTGGTGGTCGGTTTTCTGTGGATGATCCTTGTGATGGAGATGCTTGATATCAAGCTGACGTTTTACAATCTGATTGTGCTACCAGCCGTGCTGGGGATCGGGAATGACGCGGGCGTGCACATGATTCACCGGTATCTGGAGGAGGGGAGCGGTTCAATCCGGATTGTGATACGATCGACGGGCGAACACATTGCGATGGGATCACTCACGACGATGATGGGCTTCGCCGGTCCGCTGCTGAGTTTTCACCCGGGCCTGCGGTCGATCGGGCTTCTCGCGGTGATCGGGATCGGCGCGACGCTGGCGTCCGCGCTGATCTTTTTGCCAGCGCTCATTCAGGAACTGGAAGATCGCGGCTGGGGAGCGGCGAGTCGGGCGGTTGTGGCGTCGGGGTCCACGTTGCATGGATTCTCGCCTTCGCAAGAATGA
- a CDS encoding MaoC family dehydratase, with the protein MHTYESLEVGQSFTAEHHISFDDVRTFAEISGDDNPLHVDEEYASGTRFGKPIVHGVFLMGIVSKVLGRDFPGHGSIAVAISCRFLRPVPVDSTITVEVKIAEKIEKRRHIRAKVYVYLDGKMSVGGEATLIPPPAEDGD; encoded by the coding sequence ATGCACACCTACGAATCGCTGGAAGTCGGTCAGTCTTTTACGGCGGAGCATCACATTTCATTTGACGATGTCCGCACGTTTGCGGAGATCTCGGGAGATGATAATCCGCTGCACGTTGACGAGGAGTACGCGAGCGGCACCAGGTTCGGCAAGCCCATCGTACATGGCGTATTTCTGATGGGCATTGTATCGAAGGTGCTCGGGCGTGACTTCCCCGGCCACGGGAGCATCGCCGTCGCGATCTCCTGCCGATTTCTCCGACCCGTGCCGGTCGACTCGACGATCACCGTGGAGGTGAAGATTGCCGAGAAGATCGAGAAGCGGCGTCACATCCGTGCGAAGGTGTACGTGTATCTCGACGGCAAGATGTCCGTCGGCGGTGAAGCTACGCTCATTCCGCCGCCGGCCGAGGACGGTGATTGA
- a CDS encoding M48 family metalloprotease, with translation MSYPVKTQYFRPLLLAVIVTVFASGCVVQRNPVSGRKRAYGYTWEQEKQIGSEADPQIIAQFGLYTDEELSAYVDRIGQAIVAKSHLRRADTPPEFAGLEFHFRVLDSPVVNAFALPGGYIYVTRGLLAHVQNEAQLAVVLGHEVGHVAGRHSSKRALQGQLGQIGLIGGAILGQELLGLPGQDLLSAGSSIAQLLFLRYGRDDERESDQLGVEYAALAGYRAEEGAGFFVTLRRLGEQSGQSIPSFMSTHPDPGERETSIREMAADWSARTPMTLIEERPYLSRVNGIVYGEDPRQGYTENGVFYHPQLRFSFPVPDGFQVINQPSQVAMVGPESQAIMVFSIASGQTSASAAGQKMASQEGLTILDRGSARVGGYPAYYIAGDAVTENQTVRFLSYFIEYGGNVYQFVGYSTSANFGTYQQQFTRTMTGFSAVGDPAVLNVQPTRVSVETVRNGGVFGNVIGTRLPKGTTVETLAILNQLNVDTTIPANGALKFLQ, from the coding sequence ATGTCTTATCCCGTGAAAACACAATACTTTAGACCACTTCTCCTGGCCGTGATCGTGACGGTCTTTGCATCGGGCTGCGTCGTGCAACGGAATCCGGTTTCGGGCCGAAAGCGCGCATACGGATACACGTGGGAACAGGAGAAGCAGATCGGTTCGGAAGCCGACCCCCAGATCATCGCTCAGTTCGGGCTTTACACCGACGAAGAACTGTCCGCCTACGTGGACCGCATCGGGCAAGCCATCGTCGCGAAAAGTCACCTGCGGCGTGCGGACACACCGCCCGAGTTCGCGGGCCTGGAGTTTCATTTCCGCGTGCTGGACAGTCCCGTGGTAAACGCGTTCGCATTGCCCGGCGGCTACATCTACGTGACGCGCGGTTTGCTGGCGCATGTTCAGAATGAGGCACAGCTTGCCGTGGTGCTCGGCCATGAAGTCGGGCACGTGGCGGGACGCCATTCCTCGAAGCGCGCGCTGCAGGGTCAGCTCGGTCAGATCGGGCTCATCGGTGGGGCGATTCTGGGGCAGGAACTCCTCGGACTACCCGGTCAGGATTTGCTGTCCGCCGGATCGTCAATAGCCCAACTGCTCTTCCTGCGTTACGGTCGCGACGACGAACGCGAGTCCGACCAGTTGGGCGTGGAGTACGCTGCACTCGCCGGATACCGGGCCGAAGAGGGCGCGGGGTTCTTCGTCACGCTGCGGCGACTCGGCGAACAATCCGGCCAGAGTATTCCGTCTTTCATGTCCACGCATCCGGATCCGGGCGAACGCGAAACGTCCATCCGCGAGATGGCCGCGGACTGGTCTGCGCGCACGCCCATGACTCTGATAGAGGAGAGGCCGTACCTCTCGCGCGTGAACGGTATCGTGTACGGCGAGGACCCGCGGCAAGGATACACAGAGAACGGTGTCTTCTATCATCCGCAGCTGCGGTTCAGCTTTCCTGTTCCGGACGGATTTCAAGTCATCAACCAGCCGTCGCAGGTGGCGATGGTAGGGCCGGAAAGCCAGGCGATCATGGTGTTCTCGATCGCTTCCGGACAGACATCCGCCTCGGCGGCAGGCCAGAAGATGGCGAGCCAGGAGGGATTGACAATCCTGGATCGCGGAAGTGCACGCGTCGGCGGGTATCCGGCGTATTACATTGCAGGCGATGCCGTTACGGAGAATCAGACAGTCCGATTTCTGTCGTACTTCATCGAGTACGGTGGAAACGTGTACCAGTTCGTCGGCTACTCGACGTCAGCCAACTTCGGAACGTACCAGCAGCAGTTCACGCGAACCATGACGGGTTTCTCGGCGGTGGGAGATCCGGCCGTACTGAATGTTCAGCCGACGCGCGTCAGCGTGGAAACGGTGCGCAACGGTGGAGTGTTCGGGAACGTCATCGGCACCAGGCTACCAAAGGGTACTACGGTCGAGACACTTGCAATCCTCAACCAGTTGAACGTCGATACGACAATCCCCGCGAACGGCGCCTTGAAGTTTCTCCAGTAG
- the recF gene encoding DNA replication and repair protein RecF (All proteins in this family for which functions are known are DNA-binding proteins that assist the filamentation of RecA onto DNA for the initiation of recombination or recombinational repair.), which translates to MVLRKLTLRSFRAHSETEVAFGEKVNAVCGPNGAGKTNLLEAIHFACLSKSFLATNDAYALRRGDAFFDITAKFVSAGNSESTVRVAFVPGEGKRVTVNGSPLERIAELVGRFPVVVLSPGDHDITSGAPDERRRLIDNILSQAHPVYFADLIAYRRALKQRNALLRQIAARRASSHDQLNAWTDECVRLGSRIVHRRDKFILAFSVFLDDAYRTIESVAEKPAIRYKTLVEPDERSDEENIARRYRERCVEVADREREQGRTLAGPHRDEFVMTLDDLEVRRYASQGQHRTFALALKLAQYFYIQASREEPPVFLLDDALDNLDPARRAAILTVLQSDTVGQSLITAADVHFFAPGLDIMGRSNRLIRIDAGHVVAPL; encoded by the coding sequence GTGGTCCTCCGCAAACTCACACTTCGCTCGTTCCGAGCGCACAGCGAGACGGAAGTGGCGTTTGGAGAAAAGGTCAATGCCGTGTGCGGGCCCAACGGCGCCGGCAAGACAAATCTGCTTGAAGCCATCCACTTTGCGTGCCTGTCAAAGAGCTTCCTGGCCACCAACGACGCTTACGCGCTGCGCCGCGGCGACGCCTTCTTCGACATCACGGCAAAGTTCGTGTCCGCCGGCAATTCCGAATCCACCGTCCGTGTGGCGTTCGTACCCGGAGAAGGGAAGAGGGTCACCGTCAACGGCTCACCACTGGAACGCATTGCCGAACTCGTCGGGCGGTTTCCTGTCGTCGTCCTGTCACCCGGCGATCACGACATTACCAGCGGAGCGCCGGACGAACGACGCCGACTCATCGACAATATTCTCAGCCAGGCCCATCCAGTGTACTTCGCCGACCTGATCGCGTACCGCCGGGCCCTGAAGCAGCGCAATGCGCTCCTACGGCAAATCGCCGCTCGTCGAGCCAGCAGCCATGATCAACTAAACGCGTGGACGGATGAGTGCGTCCGCCTTGGAAGTCGAATCGTGCACCGGCGCGACAAGTTCATTCTCGCTTTCTCCGTGTTTCTCGACGACGCCTATCGCACCATCGAGTCCGTTGCGGAGAAACCGGCCATCCGCTACAAGACGCTCGTCGAGCCAGACGAACGGTCCGACGAGGAAAACATCGCCCGACGGTACCGCGAGCGATGCGTCGAAGTGGCAGACCGCGAACGAGAGCAGGGGCGAACCCTGGCCGGACCCCATCGCGACGAGTTCGTCATGACGCTCGACGACCTCGAGGTCCGTCGCTATGCATCGCAGGGACAACACAGAACTTTTGCTCTGGCGCTCAAGCTCGCGCAGTACTTCTACATCCAGGCTTCCCGCGAAGAGCCGCCCGTGTTCCTGCTTGACGACGCGCTCGACAATCTCGATCCAGCGCGGCGCGCGGCGATCCTCACAGTGCTTCAATCCGACACCGTCGGCCAGTCCCTTATCACTGCCGCCGACGTGCACTTCTTTGCACCTGGACTCGACATCATGGGACGGTCAAATCGACTGATCAGAATCGACGCAGGACACGTCGTCGCACCGCTGTGA
- the murQ gene encoding N-acetylmuramic acid 6-phosphate etherase, which translates to MAKSELFEELKRLTTEKQNPKSMRIDVADTQEILEIINDEDHLVAAAVKGEIPYIAEAVELVVDAFRNGGRLVYVGAGTSGRLGILDATECPPTFGTPPELIQGIIAGGREAVFRSQEGAEDVFEHGERDLKALNLAPPDVVCGIAASRRTPYVVGGVAYARSIGCKTLYVTCNPRSDFDLEVDVAICPFVGPEVIMGSTRMKSGTAQKLVLNMITTAAMVRLGKVYENMMVDLQMTSQKLVERSKRVLMVVTGVDYDEAARMLSAADGHVKTAIVMILRGVDADEAGRRLDEADGFVRRAIELT; encoded by the coding sequence ATGGCAAAGAGCGAACTATTCGAAGAACTGAAGCGACTGACCACGGAGAAGCAGAATCCGAAATCGATGCGCATTGACGTCGCCGATACGCAGGAGATTCTGGAGATCATCAACGACGAGGACCACCTGGTCGCGGCCGCTGTGAAGGGCGAGATCCCGTACATCGCGGAGGCGGTGGAGCTGGTGGTCGACGCTTTCAGAAACGGCGGTCGGTTGGTTTATGTCGGTGCGGGCACGAGTGGGCGCCTGGGCATTCTGGATGCCACCGAGTGTCCACCGACGTTTGGGACGCCGCCCGAGCTCATCCAGGGCATTATTGCGGGGGGCCGGGAGGCGGTTTTTCGTTCGCAGGAGGGAGCCGAGGACGTTTTCGAGCACGGGGAGCGCGATCTGAAGGCGCTTAACCTGGCGCCGCCCGACGTCGTCTGCGGGATCGCGGCGAGTCGCCGTACACCGTACGTGGTGGGTGGCGTCGCGTACGCGCGGTCGATCGGCTGCAAGACGCTCTACGTCACCTGCAATCCCCGGTCGGATTTCGATCTCGAAGTCGATGTGGCGATTTGCCCTTTCGTGGGACCTGAGGTGATCATGGGATCGACGCGAATGAAATCCGGTACGGCGCAGAAGCTGGTTCTGAATATGATCACGACCGCGGCGATGGTGCGCCTGGGGAAGGTGTACGAGAATATGATGGTGGATCTGCAGATGACGAGTCAGAAGCTCGTCGAGCGGTCGAAGCGGGTATTGATGGTGGTGACGGGTGTTGATTACGACGAGGCGGCTCGGATGCTGTCGGCAGCAGATGGACACGTCAAGACCGCCATTGTCATGATTCTCCGGGGGGTGGATGCCGATGAGGCCGGGCGTCGGCTCGATGAGGCGGATGGTTTTGTCCGGCGCGCAATTGAGCTCACATGA